Part of the Leptolyngbya sp. BL0902 genome, GGCGCAAGCCCGTTGGGGTCAATTTGCTTAGCCCACCGTTGAAACGGGTTCATAGGCAGATTGGCAAAACGATGGGAGCCGCTAGGGGCTTGGTCGGGTAGCTGTTGCAGGGATGAGGAAGGCAAGAACTATGGCGCTGATCGTACAGAAATATGGGGGCACCTCCGTGGGCACCGTGGAGCGCATCCAGGCGGTGGCGCAGCGGGTAAAGGCGACGGTGGAGGCCGGGAATAGCGTGGTCGTCGTCGTTTCGGCCATGGGCAAAACCACCGACGGTTTGGTGAAACTGGCCACCGAAATTACCGATCAGCCCAGCCGCCGCGAGATGGATATGCTGCTTTCCACCGGAGAACAGGTGTCCATTTCGCTGCTCTCCATGGCGCTACACAGCATTGGCCAAGACGCCATTTCCCTCACCGGGGCGCAGGTGGGCATCATCACCGAGGCCGAACATACCCGTGCCCGCATCCTCACCATCAACCCAGAGCGGATGCAGCGCCATCTAGCTGAGGGAAAAGTGATTGTGGTGGCGGGCTTCCAGGGCATTAGCCAAACCACGGATTTAGAAATTACCACCCTGGGTCGGGGCGGCTCCGACACCTCAGCGGTGGCTCTAGCAGCGGCTCTCCAGGCCGATAAGTGCGAAATCTACACCGACGTACCGGGGATTCTCACCACCGACCCGCGCCTAGTGCCCGAAGCACAACTGATGGAAGAAATTACCAGCGACGAAATGCTGGAACTGGCCAGCCTGGGGGCCAAGGTGCTGCATCCCCGCGCGGTAGAAATTGCCCGCAACTACGGCGTGACCCTAGTAGTGCGCTCGAGCTGGACGGACGAACCCGGCACCCGCGTGATTTCGCCCCAGCCCCAGCCCCGCCCCCTGGAAGGCTTGGAACTGGCCCACCCCGTCGATGGCGTGGAGTTTGACACCGACCAAGCCAAGGTCGCCCTGCTGCGCATTCCCGACCGTCCTGGCATTGCCGCTCGGTTGTTTGGCGAACTGGCTGGCCAGGATCTCAACGTAGACCTAATCATCCAGTCCATCCATGAGGGCAACACCAACGACATCGCCTTCACGATGGTGCGCTCCAACCTCAACCGGGCCGAAGCCGTGGCCGAAGCTATCGCCCCCGCCCTCCGCAGCAACCCCACCGACACCACCCAAGCCGAGGTGATGGTAGACACCAACATGGCCAAAATCAGCATCGCCGGAGCTGGAATGATTGGCCGTCCGGGGGTAGCCGCCAAAATGTTCTCCACCCTGGCCGAGGCGGGCATCAACATTCAGCTCATCTCCACCTCAGAGGTGAAGGTAAGCTGCACCATCGACACAGCAGACTGCGACCGCGCCCTCGCGGCCCTGTGCGAAGCCTTTGAGGTTACATCTTCTTCCATGCCCCAGTCCGAGGGGCCAGCCCTCGCTTCTACCAAAAGCACCCCGGTGGTGCGCGGTGCCGCCCTCGACATCAAACAGGCCCAGGTGGCCATCCGCCATGTGCCCGACCAACCCGGCATGGCGGCGAAAATCTTCCAACTCCTGGCTAATAACGGGGTTAGCGTGGATATGATCATCCAGTCCCAGCGCTGCCGTTTGGTGAACGGCCAGCCCACCCGCGACATCGCCTTCACCGTGGCCCAGGCCGATGCCCGCATGGCCAAGGAACTGATGGAACAGGCCGCCACCGACCTCGGCTTTGGGGAAGTCGTCGTCAACGAAGCCATTGCCAAGGTGAGCGTGGTCGGCATTGGCATGATCTACGCCCCCGGCGTGGCCGCTCGGATGTTCAAGGCGCTTTCTGAACAGGGGATCAACCTGCAAATGATCGCCACTTCGGAAATCAAAATTAGCTGCGTGGTGGATGAAGCGGAAGGGGTCAAAGCCCTTCAAGCCGTTCACCATGCCTTTGGCCTCGCAGGCACTCAAGCTATCGTTGTCCCCGCTTAGCAGGATACTGAAGCATCTGACCGTCTGACCGCTAGACCTTGGATGCTCACTCCAGATGCTCACTCCATCGGCCTGC contains:
- a CDS encoding aspartate kinase; translation: MALIVQKYGGTSVGTVERIQAVAQRVKATVEAGNSVVVVVSAMGKTTDGLVKLATEITDQPSRREMDMLLSTGEQVSISLLSMALHSIGQDAISLTGAQVGIITEAEHTRARILTINPERMQRHLAEGKVIVVAGFQGISQTTDLEITTLGRGGSDTSAVALAAALQADKCEIYTDVPGILTTDPRLVPEAQLMEEITSDEMLELASLGAKVLHPRAVEIARNYGVTLVVRSSWTDEPGTRVISPQPQPRPLEGLELAHPVDGVEFDTDQAKVALLRIPDRPGIAARLFGELAGQDLNVDLIIQSIHEGNTNDIAFTMVRSNLNRAEAVAEAIAPALRSNPTDTTQAEVMVDTNMAKISIAGAGMIGRPGVAAKMFSTLAEAGINIQLISTSEVKVSCTIDTADCDRALAALCEAFEVTSSSMPQSEGPALASTKSTPVVRGAALDIKQAQVAIRHVPDQPGMAAKIFQLLANNGVSVDMIIQSQRCRLVNGQPTRDIAFTVAQADARMAKELMEQAATDLGFGEVVVNEAIAKVSVVGIGMIYAPGVAARMFKALSEQGINLQMIATSEIKISCVVDEAEGVKALQAVHHAFGLAGTQAIVVPA